In Microvenator marinus, one genomic interval encodes:
- a CDS encoding DUF2752 domain-containing protein, producing MKATSRNRRVFFIAAYVGALVYTGILASGGVSLWKCPIRMVTGYSCFGCGMTRSWTHALHGDFAASVHFHPFGIFMILACLVAALVSAWELYKGETGLSTWFEGRIGRYFWPLALLCAVVFGLVRVGLEMAGILTPV from the coding sequence ATGAAGGCTACAAGCCGAAACCGAAGAGTGTTTTTTATCGCCGCCTATGTCGGGGCCCTCGTTTACACGGGGATCCTGGCATCGGGCGGCGTTTCACTTTGGAAGTGCCCAATCCGCATGGTGACTGGGTATTCATGTTTCGGCTGTGGGATGACCCGAAGTTGGACTCACGCGCTGCACGGAGATTTCGCGGCGTCGGTACACTTTCATCCGTTTGGCATCTTTATGATCTTGGCCTGCCTTGTCGCTGCGCTGGTGAGCGCTTGGGAGCTCTACAAAGGCGAAACTGGACTCTCCACGTGGTTCGAAGGCCGAATTGGTCGTTATTTCTGGCCCCTGGCCCTCTTGTGCGCAGTGGTGTTTGGGCTTGTCCGGGTCGGTCTAGAGATGGCCGGAATCTTGACACCTGTGTGA
- a CDS encoding cytochrome C oxidase subunit IV family protein encodes MAHKEAKWYGVFHVQYMVIWAVLLFLTIVEVYIPEPSLIPLFGIEQFPRTFVIISLIVLALAKTLLVAGYYMHLIGDKPAMIAIASAPFIFSIFLTVGLFPY; translated from the coding sequence ATGGCACACAAAGAAGCCAAGTGGTACGGGGTATTTCACGTCCAATATATGGTCATCTGGGCAGTATTGCTTTTCTTGACCATCGTCGAAGTGTATATCCCGGAACCGTCATTGATTCCGCTTTTCGGCATCGAACAGTTTCCAAGAACTTTCGTCATCATTTCGCTGATCGTTCTCGCTCTGGCGAAGACACTTTTGGTGGCCGGTTACTACATGCACCTCATTGGCGACAAACCGGCAATGATTGCAATTGCCTCGGCTCCCTTTATATTCTCCATCTTCCTAACCGTGGGTCTTTTTCCGTACTAA
- a CDS encoding cytochrome c oxidase subunit 3, whose protein sequence is MGNVAIGPGEESLGVSNGKVGMWTFLVMDAMTFAGFLAGYARLRWKEPLIEGTAWPNPYETFGTVGIQLTAFNTFVLVCSSVTMVHALAEVMRGNMERAQKWMLATIVGGLFFLGIQGFEWTHLILDVWPYIFDPNHSVDYNLNFAATFFSLTGFHGGHVSVGVMYNIILYLGMSRGKITANHGDFVEIAGLYWHFVDLIWILVFTFVYLI, encoded by the coding sequence ATGGGTAATGTAGCAATCGGGCCGGGCGAAGAGTCTCTCGGCGTATCAAATGGGAAGGTCGGAATGTGGACCTTCCTCGTCATGGACGCCATGACCTTCGCCGGTTTCCTGGCAGGGTATGCGCGCCTGAGATGGAAGGAGCCCTTGATCGAAGGAACGGCCTGGCCGAATCCTTACGAGACATTTGGCACCGTGGGTATCCAGCTCACTGCATTCAACACCTTCGTGCTAGTTTGTAGTTCTGTGACCATGGTGCACGCGCTTGCTGAAGTGATGCGCGGCAATATGGAGCGGGCTCAAAAATGGATGTTGGCGACCATTGTCGGTGGCCTCTTCTTCCTTGGAATCCAGGGCTTTGAGTGGACCCACCTTATCCTCGATGTTTGGCCGTATATCTTCGATCCCAATCATTCGGTGGACTACAACCTGAACTTTGCTGCAACCTTCTTTTCTCTCACCGGGTTCCACGGCGGCCACGTGTCGGTGGGTGTGATGTACAACATCATTCTCTACCTTGGGATGTCGCGCGGAAAGATTACCGCAAATCACGGAGATTTCGTTGAGATCGCCGGGTTGTATTGGCACTTCGTGGACCTTATCTGGATCCTCGTTTTCACCTTCGTTTACCTTATCTGA
- the ctaD gene encoding cytochrome c oxidase subunit I, which produces MQWFGSTDAKRIGIMYITFAALSGVLGTILSLMIRAELAAPGLNLMSDDFYLTLPGMHASAMIFFFIIPMYAGFANFILPIQVGAPDMAFPKLNLAAFWLLPPAAIIAFSGYLIDSAPQFGWTGYPPLSNSVYSPQIGADLWLLGLVIVGTSSTMGAVNFLSTAFNMRCKGMTLFQLPLFTWSVIVMSFLVLASTPVLTSALLMLNLERLFPNTFYFFAPEGGGDPILYQHLFWFYSHPAVYIMILPGFGMVSEIIPTFSRKPIFGYAVMVWSMIAIAFLGFLVWAHHMFTSGIGLTVRMVFMFLTMLIAVPTGIKIFSWIGTIWGGSLKFSTSMMFSLGFIAMFTIGGLSGVVLAAVPVDIQLHDTYYVVAHIHYVLVAGSVMTIFAGFYFWYPKMTGRMLNEKLGHIHFWGTSIFINVTFFVQHYLGVKGMPRRYADYDPIFADLNLVSSVGSFALFAFQFVFFFNLFYSLKKGAVAGPNPWEDAQTLEWTIASPPDHHQFHHPPVWTPIDRSHGHDHGHDLAAAE; this is translated from the coding sequence ATGCAGTGGTTTGGGTCGACCGACGCAAAGCGCATCGGCATCATGTACATCACATTCGCGGCACTAAGCGGTGTCTTGGGTACGATTCTCTCATTGATGATCCGCGCCGAACTTGCGGCGCCAGGCCTCAACCTTATGAGTGATGATTTCTACCTGACCCTGCCGGGAATGCACGCGTCGGCGATGATTTTCTTTTTCATCATTCCGATGTACGCCGGGTTTGCGAACTTCATCCTGCCTATTCAGGTAGGCGCTCCAGACATGGCGTTTCCAAAGCTCAACTTGGCTGCGTTCTGGTTGCTGCCACCGGCTGCAATCATCGCATTCTCAGGGTATCTCATTGATTCAGCCCCACAGTTCGGTTGGACCGGATATCCTCCACTTTCGAACTCGGTGTACTCACCTCAGATCGGCGCAGACCTTTGGCTTCTCGGTTTGGTCATCGTGGGTACGAGCTCAACGATGGGAGCTGTGAACTTCCTTTCAACAGCTTTCAACATGCGTTGCAAAGGCATGACCCTCTTCCAACTCCCGCTCTTCACATGGTCCGTAATCGTGATGAGCTTCCTTGTCCTCGCGTCGACCCCTGTTCTGACAAGCGCGCTCTTGATGCTTAACCTCGAGCGACTCTTCCCGAACACGTTCTATTTCTTCGCACCTGAGGGCGGTGGTGACCCCATCCTCTACCAACACCTCTTCTGGTTCTATTCGCACCCGGCGGTGTACATCATGATCCTGCCAGGGTTCGGAATGGTTTCCGAAATCATCCCTACGTTCTCACGCAAACCAATCTTTGGTTATGCAGTCATGGTTTGGTCCATGATCGCCATCGCGTTCCTTGGATTCTTGGTGTGGGCTCACCACATGTTCACCAGTGGTATCGGGCTTACGGTTCGGATGGTCTTCATGTTCCTGACCATGCTCATTGCGGTTCCGACCGGTATTAAGATCTTCTCTTGGATCGGCACCATATGGGGTGGAAGTCTAAAGTTTTCGACATCGATGATGTTTTCGCTCGGATTCATCGCGATGTTCACCATCGGCGGTCTCTCGGGTGTGGTGTTGGCTGCTGTGCCGGTCGATATCCAACTCCACGACACCTACTACGTGGTGGCACACATCCACTACGTTTTGGTGGCCGGTTCTGTGATGACCATCTTTGCTGGATTCTATTTCTGGTATCCAAAGATGACCGGACGCATGCTCAACGAGAAGCTAGGTCATATCCACTTCTGGGGAACGTCCATCTTCATCAACGTGACGTTCTTCGTGCAGCACTACTTGGGCGTCAAAGGTATGCCGCGACGTTACGCCGACTATGATCCGATTTTCGCAGACCTCAACTTGGTTTCGTCTGTCGGCTCATTCGCGCTCTTCGCATTCCAGTTCGTCTTCTTCTTCAATCTCTTTTACAGCCTGAAGAAGGGCGCTGTGGCTGGACCAAATCCTTGGGAAGATGCACAAACTCTCGAGTGGACGATTGCGTCACCTCCAGATCACCATCAGTTCCATCATCCCCCAGTGTGGACGCCGATTGACAGAAGCCATGGACACGACCACGGTCATGACCTTGCTGCGGCAGAATGA
- a CDS encoding OmpA family protein, whose amino-acid sequence MLFSQRVAVALLVTGLPFSAFSQDMPWETGSTDDAAEPAATEPVTEGAAPAEEAEDATGETDQGSEVEIAPGVSATAVVPTEEETEDEGDSRLVSAMLNLEGSVGLQNLSSAWGGAPHTYRIALMSQFYTGSNTIRFNDTNDFFAGNLLIEASPFKYFSANLRLRFQSNVNSFGRPEAMLSQGDAALGLKGYFDVAPGFYLGLDSTFFVPTGFGSTGVDFSGFGIRPRLLVSMKGSELSDDQMHLNAHLNIGYRMDGSENLVPDGLTPTRVERFAYQLSAYDAVEIGTGIEYEFPYVSPFLAWSMAIPVSGADGVCDQPNLPCVSDLGFPAFPNVLSVGVKSEPIENLGLHAGVDIGLTSEDAAGLPVTLPWELVVGVQWTIDPTPKIEYVERESKTPEAAPVAWVAGSLRDQESGEPISGAIVRYPLGGETAQATGADGKFRSYEFMPGSRVTFAIEHPDYEPIEVERTLPGEPGEHPLAVQMKALPKAGTVRGDVRDEAGNPIAGASVRFTGSEEKQIPVGAAGDYAQELKPGKYSVGVTAPGFLSRGRDIEVVGDKTLELMFVLSPAPKEDLVELRDDKIEIRQTIYFDNGEATIQQRSFPLLQQVTSLLVENPQIKKVQIEGHTDDVGPDDFNLDLSKRRAQAVRQHLIDQGISSERLTAEGYGENRPILPNTSNRNRSINRRVEFRLQQ is encoded by the coding sequence ATGTTGTTTTCACAGAGAGTAGCCGTTGCGCTACTCGTTACGGGCCTGCCATTTTCTGCATTTTCTCAGGATATGCCGTGGGAGACGGGATCTACAGATGACGCGGCCGAGCCCGCAGCTACTGAACCTGTGACTGAGGGGGCAGCCCCAGCTGAGGAGGCCGAAGACGCAACCGGAGAGACAGATCAAGGGTCGGAAGTTGAGATTGCGCCGGGCGTAAGTGCCACTGCGGTGGTGCCGACTGAGGAAGAGACTGAGGACGAGGGCGACTCGCGGCTTGTCAGCGCGATGCTCAACTTAGAAGGTAGTGTCGGATTGCAAAACTTGAGCTCCGCGTGGGGTGGTGCACCACATACCTACCGAATTGCCCTCATGAGTCAGTTCTACACCGGTTCAAACACCATACGCTTCAACGACACGAACGACTTCTTCGCAGGAAACCTCCTGATCGAAGCGAGTCCTTTCAAGTATTTTTCTGCCAATTTGCGCCTGCGTTTTCAGTCGAACGTCAATAGTTTTGGACGTCCGGAAGCCATGCTTTCACAAGGGGATGCGGCACTTGGACTCAAAGGCTATTTCGACGTCGCCCCGGGATTCTACCTCGGCCTCGATTCGACCTTCTTTGTACCTACGGGCTTCGGCTCAACGGGTGTGGACTTCTCGGGTTTCGGCATTCGGCCACGATTGCTGGTTTCGATGAAGGGTTCGGAGCTTAGCGACGACCAAATGCATCTGAATGCGCACCTCAATATCGGCTACCGAATGGACGGGTCCGAAAACCTCGTGCCCGATGGCCTCACACCGACGCGAGTAGAACGATTTGCTTACCAACTCTCCGCCTATGACGCGGTGGAGATCGGAACAGGAATCGAATACGAGTTCCCATACGTCTCGCCGTTCCTTGCGTGGAGCATGGCGATTCCCGTCTCTGGCGCAGATGGTGTGTGTGACCAACCCAATCTCCCATGTGTTTCGGACCTCGGTTTTCCGGCGTTCCCGAACGTACTTTCGGTTGGTGTGAAGTCCGAGCCTATTGAGAACCTCGGTTTGCACGCTGGTGTGGACATCGGCCTGACCTCGGAGGACGCAGCGGGACTGCCTGTGACGCTTCCATGGGAGTTGGTCGTCGGGGTTCAGTGGACCATCGATCCGACACCAAAGATTGAATACGTAGAGCGAGAGTCCAAGACTCCAGAAGCCGCTCCGGTGGCATGGGTCGCAGGGTCCTTGAGGGATCAAGAGTCCGGTGAGCCGATCTCCGGCGCGATTGTGCGGTATCCTCTTGGCGGCGAGACCGCTCAAGCTACCGGTGCCGACGGAAAGTTTAGATCGTACGAGTTCATGCCTGGGTCGCGGGTGACGTTCGCCATTGAACATCCTGATTACGAGCCCATCGAGGTTGAACGAACTCTTCCAGGCGAGCCAGGTGAGCATCCGCTCGCCGTGCAAATGAAGGCGCTTCCAAAGGCCGGTACGGTTCGCGGCGATGTACGAGACGAGGCAGGTAATCCGATTGCGGGTGCAAGCGTGCGGTTTACGGGTTCCGAAGAGAAGCAGATTCCTGTGGGCGCAGCGGGAGACTATGCGCAGGAACTCAAGCCAGGGAAGTACTCCGTGGGCGTTACTGCCCCTGGGTTCCTGTCTCGTGGACGCGATATCGAGGTGGTCGGCGATAAAACGCTCGAGTTGATGTTTGTCTTGAGTCCGGCACCGAAAGAGGATTTGGTAGAATTGAGAGATGACAAGATCGAGATACGCCAGACGATTTACTTTGATAACGGTGAAGCGACGATTCAACAGCGGTCGTTCCCACTCCTGCAACAAGTGACGTCGCTTCTGGTAGAAAACCCTCAGATCAAGAAGGTACAAATCGAGGGGCACACAGATGATGTGGGGCCTGATGACTTCAATTTGGACCTTTCGAAGCGACGTGCGCAGGCCGTGCGTCAACACTTGATCGACCAGGGAATCAGCTCCGAAAGACTTACAGCCGAAGGCTATGGTGAGAATCGACCGATTCTTCCGAACACCTCGAACCGAAATAGAAGCATCAATCGACGCGTCGAGTTTAGACTCCAACAATAA
- a CDS encoding DUF4234 domain-containing protein — protein sequence MQRGEVRNPLMVLFLPMLTCGIYGFIWMYGVVDDINKGLGREEYNFVKEILLSIVTCGAWGIWFSWRLCNSVVEIQNTWGVKPQFDAPILFVLLLIGVGPFFIQQGLNEAWENGSPGGAAGGF from the coding sequence ATGCAAAGAGGCGAAGTTAGAAACCCGTTGATGGTACTTTTTCTACCGATGTTGACGTGCGGTATTTACGGGTTCATTTGGATGTATGGGGTCGTGGACGACATCAACAAGGGCCTTGGCCGCGAGGAGTACAATTTCGTAAAAGAGATTCTCCTCTCGATAGTCACCTGCGGGGCTTGGGGTATTTGGTTTAGCTGGCGACTCTGCAATTCAGTTGTGGAAATTCAAAACACCTGGGGAGTTAAGCCCCAGTTTGACGCTCCAATTCTCTTTGTGCTTTTGCTTATTGGAGTAGGACCTTTCTTTATCCAGCAAGGCTTGAACGAGGCGTGGGAAAACGGTTCACCAGGCGGAGCTGCTGGCGGTTTCTAA
- a CDS encoding SURF1 family protein, with amino-acid sequence MPKFKPKLVPTLATLVGFGLLIALGTWQAQRYSWKLDIEERRDQNMVSAPIEVSSLKEIKDLDYRKVHAKGKLLTEYSVFFKFRMIDGKSGYWVASPMVFDDGAILVQRGWSPIEQKPENLDLKEADSVEGLVYALDRVIADADTRDAVKELDKDTLQGWNTLDLDAVYERLPFERPQRPALLVLDKNVDADLVASLEHITQPYMTSEKHLGYSITWYTLSVGLLMLWLASCFGKIGGHAPRKR; translated from the coding sequence ATGCCAAAGTTCAAGCCTAAACTCGTCCCTACCCTTGCCACGCTGGTGGGTTTCGGGCTTCTAATCGCGCTCGGCACCTGGCAAGCCCAACGTTACTCATGGAAGCTCGACATCGAAGAACGGCGCGACCAGAACATGGTTTCGGCGCCCATTGAAGTCTCCTCTCTCAAGGAGATCAAAGACCTCGACTACCGCAAAGTACACGCCAAGGGAAAGCTCCTCACAGAGTACTCGGTTTTCTTCAAGTTCCGGATGATCGACGGAAAGTCAGGCTACTGGGTAGCCTCCCCGATGGTCTTTGATGACGGAGCAATTCTGGTCCAGCGCGGCTGGAGTCCCATCGAGCAAAAGCCAGAGAACCTTGACCTCAAAGAGGCCGATAGCGTGGAGGGACTAGTCTACGCGCTCGACAGGGTAATCGCCGACGCAGACACGCGCGACGCGGTCAAAGAACTCGATAAGGATACACTTCAGGGCTGGAACACACTGGATTTGGATGCGGTTTATGAAAGACTCCCGTTTGAACGCCCTCAGAGGCCTGCTCTGCTCGTTTTGGATAAGAACGTTGACGCTGACCTAGTCGCATCTCTAGAACACATTACACAGCCTTACATGACGTCTGAGAAGCATCTTGGCTACAGCATCACGTGGTACACTTTGTCGGTGGGGCTTCTTATGCTCTGGCTTGCGTCGTGTTTTGGAAAGATTGGCGGACACGCACCTCGTAAGAGATAA
- a CDS encoding cytochrome c oxidase assembly protein: MSEEKLTVEQFGSVNQKNSKWFVGIIVGSFIFAFASIPLYRIVCKQFDPGGSSYFNGVTQSYEPTAPVDESRQVRIRFTTNVERQLPWRFKHGQEFATVNPGAKTNASFQVTNTSDRRVTGKAVYDINPPQAGAYFKKVECFCFREQELAPGETMDLPLVFWFESDLPEDIKDITIAYTFFNMENSFERDAQERASR; encoded by the coding sequence ATGAGCGAAGAGAAACTCACGGTTGAGCAGTTTGGCAGCGTGAACCAAAAGAACAGCAAATGGTTCGTCGGAATCATCGTTGGCTCTTTCATATTCGCTTTCGCATCTATCCCACTCTACCGAATCGTCTGCAAACAATTCGATCCCGGTGGCTCCTCCTACTTCAACGGCGTGACGCAATCGTATGAACCAACAGCGCCAGTCGATGAGTCCAGACAAGTCAGAATTCGTTTCACCACGAATGTAGAGCGACAACTGCCCTGGCGATTTAAGCACGGGCAGGAGTTTGCCACTGTAAATCCAGGAGCAAAGACCAATGCTTCTTTCCAAGTGACAAACACGAGCGATCGTCGGGTCACAGGCAAGGCAGTCTACGATATCAATCCACCTCAGGCAGGAGCCTACTTCAAGAAGGTTGAGTGCTTTTGCTTCAGGGAGCAGGAACTCGCGCCAGGCGAAACAATGGACCTTCCTCTGGTCTTTTGGTTTGAGAGTGACCTTCCTGAAGACATCAAGGACATTACGATCGCCTACACGTTCTTCAACATGGAGAACTCCTTCGAACGTGATGCTCAAGAGAGAGCGAGCCGATGA
- a CDS encoding heme o synthase: MSAIVESTTRPSLLSTIRAYNELTKPGIIRLLVLTTICTMLVAEKGVPPLELMFWTLIGTAMVCGSANTINMVWDQDIDIIMSRTAHRPIVRGDISPRNALIFSGVIGFLGVLILTYFANPLAALMGIAGHAFYVVIYTMWLKRRTPQNIVIGGAAGAFPPLIGWAAVAGELSLTAWLIFAIIFLWTPPHFWALALYKDVEYGKANVPMMPVVRGKETTKFQMMVYMMLLLGATTLLTVTGVMGLVYFVAAVFLGIAFTYFCVRTAFDTDPAEPYAKKTFAFSILYLGLLFGAMSADSLVELHFTQRNELTSIAHEADRIRMRQTQEELQRIHNDDSAAAIPGLEITDSERGY, translated from the coding sequence ATGAGTGCCATTGTAGAATCCACAACTCGCCCCTCTCTTCTGAGCACGATTCGGGCCTACAACGAGCTCACAAAGCCCGGTATTATTCGGCTTTTGGTCTTAACGACCATTTGCACCATGCTTGTGGCGGAGAAAGGCGTACCCCCACTCGAATTGATGTTTTGGACTCTCATCGGGACCGCAATGGTGTGCGGCTCCGCTAACACCATCAATATGGTCTGGGACCAAGATATCGACATCATCATGAGCCGGACCGCGCATCGGCCCATTGTGCGCGGCGATATCTCTCCACGAAACGCCCTTATCTTCAGTGGTGTTATTGGTTTCCTCGGTGTTTTGATCCTCACCTACTTCGCCAATCCACTCGCGGCGCTCATGGGCATCGCGGGACACGCTTTTTATGTGGTCATTTACACGATGTGGCTTAAGCGTCGGACCCCACAGAATATCGTGATCGGCGGAGCTGCCGGAGCCTTCCCTCCGCTGATCGGTTGGGCGGCAGTAGCTGGGGAGCTTTCGCTGACAGCATGGTTGATATTCGCCATCATATTTCTTTGGACCCCGCCCCACTTCTGGGCATTGGCGCTCTACAAGGACGTTGAATACGGCAAGGCCAATGTGCCTATGATGCCAGTCGTCCGCGGCAAAGAAACCACTAAGTTTCAGATGATGGTTTACATGATGCTCCTTTTGGGGGCGACCACTCTGCTTACCGTCACCGGCGTTATGGGTTTGGTTTATTTTGTGGCCGCAGTCTTCCTGGGCATTGCGTTCACCTACTTCTGTGTTCGTACAGCATTTGATACCGACCCGGCCGAGCCGTATGCAAAGAAAACGTTCGCATTCTCAATTCTCTATCTAGGTCTACTCTTTGGTGCCATGTCAGCCGATTCATTGGTCGAGTTGCATTTCACACAGCGAAACGAGCTCACCAGTATTGCCCATGAAGCCGACAGAATCCGAATGAGACAAACACAAGAGGAGTTGCAGCGTATTCACAACGATGACTCTGCTGCAGCAATTCCTGGCCTTGAAATCACCGATTCCGAGCGTGGATACTAA
- the radA gene encoding DNA repair protein RadA: MAKIKTMHVCQECGHESPRWLGRCPSCLQWNTMVEEVREPEGPPSVASARSGYGAAAGGEPIRLGDIEMLAEERVKSDIAELDMVLGGGFVPGGIVMLGGDPGIGKSTLSLQVAGHFASKGLEVLYISGEESLTQIRLRANRLGVDSKALWVVGETSVERVEKLLSEKRPALAVIDSIQTLQSESLTSAPGSVAQLREVTSRLTQIGKGFSIPIVLVGHVTKEGAIAGPKVLEHMVDTVLYFESQNAGAFRLLRAVKNRFGSTNEVGIFEMRGDGLHEVGNPSAAFLEGRPTDAPGSVVVPILEGTRPLMVEVQALVSPTNYGPPRVTAVGVDTNRVILLLNILEKRTGAKVAGMDVFINVAGGLKLMEPAADLAIAMAILSSFYERAVPSDLAIFGELGLTGEVRAVAQAARRVAETRKLGFKRVLGPKANIQEVKDELKESALLGAQHVAEARRLLFGDR; this comes from the coding sequence GTGGCCAAGATAAAGACGATGCACGTCTGCCAGGAGTGCGGACATGAGAGTCCGCGATGGCTTGGGCGTTGTCCCTCGTGTTTGCAGTGGAACACGATGGTCGAAGAGGTTCGCGAGCCTGAGGGCCCGCCGTCTGTGGCGTCCGCCCGTTCTGGCTACGGGGCTGCGGCGGGGGGCGAGCCAATTCGCCTTGGTGACATCGAGATGCTCGCCGAGGAGCGAGTGAAGTCCGATATCGCAGAGCTCGACATGGTTCTCGGTGGAGGGTTTGTGCCGGGTGGTATCGTGATGTTGGGCGGTGATCCCGGGATTGGCAAATCCACGCTCTCACTTCAAGTGGCAGGTCATTTTGCTTCCAAGGGGCTCGAAGTTCTCTACATTTCGGGCGAAGAGAGTCTGACCCAGATTCGTCTTCGAGCGAACCGTCTGGGTGTGGATTCAAAGGCACTTTGGGTTGTGGGCGAAACGAGTGTAGAGCGAGTCGAGAAGTTGCTTTCCGAGAAGCGGCCAGCGCTTGCCGTGATCGACTCTATTCAGACCTTGCAAAGTGAGTCGCTAACCTCGGCGCCTGGCTCCGTTGCTCAACTCCGAGAGGTGACAAGTCGACTCACTCAGATTGGAAAAGGTTTTTCCATTCCAATCGTGTTGGTGGGCCATGTGACCAAGGAAGGCGCAATCGCCGGGCCGAAAGTTCTTGAGCATATGGTGGACACGGTCCTCTATTTCGAGTCTCAGAATGCCGGTGCGTTTCGATTACTTCGCGCCGTGAAGAACCGGTTTGGGTCCACCAACGAAGTGGGTATTTTTGAGATGCGCGGAGACGGCCTACATGAAGTTGGAAACCCATCTGCGGCGTTCTTGGAGGGCAGGCCTACCGACGCTCCCGGAAGCGTCGTGGTGCCCATTCTGGAGGGCACTCGACCGTTGATGGTGGAGGTGCAGGCGCTCGTGTCACCCACAAACTACGGGCCCCCTCGGGTCACTGCAGTGGGTGTAGATACCAATCGCGTGATCTTGCTCCTGAACATTCTTGAGAAAAGGACGGGCGCTAAGGTTGCGGGAATGGACGTCTTCATCAATGTCGCCGGTGGTTTGAAGCTCATGGAGCCTGCCGCTGACTTAGCGATTGCGATGGCAATTCTCTCGTCATTCTACGAGCGAGCGGTTCCGTCCGACCTGGCGATTTTTGGAGAGTTGGGACTGACAGGCGAGGTGCGAGCGGTGGCTCAAGCGGCTCGGCGTGTGGCCGAGACGAGAAAGCTCGGGTTTAAACGCGTTCTCGGTCCGAAAGCCAATATCCAGGAGGTGAAGGATGAGCTCAAGGAATCGGCGCTTCTCGGCGCGCAGCATGTAGCCGAGGCAAGGCGTCTGCTCTTCGGCGACCGCTGA